A region of Flocculibacter collagenilyticus DNA encodes the following proteins:
- the mltF gene encoding membrane-bound lytic murein transglycosylase MltF codes for MTTINLKKISLFCLLSMLSVVLFLSTQVHASNELIKIRERGSIRVGTLYGQTSYYLGPSGPVGFEYELANAFAKFLGVKLEVVPSYHISELFPMLENGQVDILAGGFTITPERRNKFRFSPSYTLVSQKLVFKQGNKRPRKVSDLKGVLVVTSGSSHAETLNLMAKNNPDLTWAESAERDADELLQAVLDGEIDYTITDSNTLAINRRYYPDLSIGFTVANEMPNSWLLKKSDDDSLYALTIEFFGNWHKSGKLLALEDKYFGHVRKFNYVDTRLFIKAAKEVLPKYKALFQKYADDVDWRLLAAQSYQESLWDPKARSHTGVRGIMMLTLPTAKQMGIKSRLNAEQSIKGGAKYLNNLIKRIPDRIKQPDRLWFAIAAYNIGWGHIEDARIITQRHGGDPDKWIDVKKRLPLLRQKKYYKKTKYGYARGNEPVTYVSNIRRYYDTLVWLDEQHKDQQKKNELKSDLAEKSDE; via the coding sequence GTGACCACAATTAATTTAAAAAAAATAAGTCTCTTTTGTTTACTAAGCATGCTAAGTGTTGTTTTATTTTTATCAACACAAGTACACGCTAGTAATGAACTTATCAAAATTCGTGAACGTGGCTCAATAAGAGTTGGGACCTTATATGGCCAAACTTCATATTATCTTGGTCCATCTGGCCCGGTGGGATTTGAGTATGAACTAGCCAACGCATTTGCAAAATTTCTTGGTGTGAAGCTAGAAGTGGTTCCTAGTTATCATATCTCTGAACTTTTCCCGATGCTCGAAAATGGACAAGTAGATATTCTTGCAGGTGGCTTTACCATTACACCAGAACGTAGAAATAAATTTCGCTTCTCTCCAAGTTATACATTAGTCAGCCAAAAGTTAGTATTTAAGCAAGGTAACAAAAGGCCTAGAAAGGTATCTGACTTAAAAGGAGTATTGGTCGTAACATCCGGCAGCAGCCATGCTGAAACATTAAATCTGATGGCTAAGAATAACCCTGATTTAACTTGGGCAGAATCAGCTGAACGAGATGCTGATGAATTACTTCAAGCCGTACTTGATGGTGAGATTGATTATACAATTACAGATTCTAATACACTCGCAATTAATCGTCGTTATTACCCTGATCTAAGCATTGGCTTTACCGTTGCCAATGAAATGCCAAACTCATGGTTACTTAAAAAGTCTGATGACGATAGTTTGTATGCACTAACCATTGAGTTTTTTGGAAATTGGCATAAAAGCGGAAAATTGCTCGCACTCGAAGATAAATACTTTGGGCATGTGAGAAAATTCAATTATGTTGATACACGTCTATTTATTAAAGCCGCCAAAGAGGTGTTGCCAAAATATAAAGCTCTGTTTCAAAAGTATGCAGATGATGTTGATTGGCGCTTACTCGCAGCGCAAAGCTACCAAGAGTCATTATGGGATCCTAAAGCGCGCTCACACACGGGAGTAAGAGGTATCATGATGTTAACCTTACCTACCGCTAAGCAAATGGGAATTAAAAGCAGATTAAATGCTGAACAGAGCATTAAAGGTGGAGCTAAATATTTAAATAATTTAATTAAACGGATCCCAGATCGTATTAAACAACCTGATCGGCTATGGTTTGCAATAGCGGCTTATAATATAGGTTGGGGACATATTGAAGATGCCCGTATTATTACCCAGCGCCACGGTGGAGATCCTGATAAATGGATTGATGTAAAAAAGCGCCTGCCCTTATTAAGGCAGAAAAAATACTATAAAAAAACCAAGTATGGGTATGCAAGAGGAAATGAGCCTGTCACTTATGTCTCTAATATTCGTCGCTATTACGACACTTTAGTGTGGCTGGATGAGCAACATAAAGATCAACAGAAAAAGAATGAGCTTAAAAGTGATTTAGCTGAAAAATCAGATGAATAG
- the tadA gene encoding tRNA adenosine(34) deaminase TadA gives MTDEDWMRLAIKAANQAGAISEIPVGAIVVHNEKVIGTGWNKPITTHDPSAHAEMIAVRQAAKYLENYRMIDCTLYVTLEPCPMCAGLLVHSRIKRLVFGASDYKTGCAGSIMNLVAHPSLNHQIEVEHGVLQSECSSMISDFFKRRRAEKKLEKESKFTK, from the coding sequence ATGACTGACGAAGATTGGATGCGATTGGCGATTAAAGCTGCTAATCAAGCTGGTGCGATAAGCGAGATCCCTGTAGGTGCAATAGTAGTTCATAACGAAAAGGTGATAGGTACTGGCTGGAATAAACCTATTACTACACACGACCCTAGTGCCCATGCGGAAATGATTGCGGTACGGCAAGCGGCAAAGTACCTAGAAAACTACCGTATGATTGATTGTACGCTATATGTCACACTTGAACCTTGTCCCATGTGCGCAGGTTTGCTAGTTCACAGTAGAATTAAACGATTAGTATTTGGTGCTAGTGATTATAAAACAGGTTGTGCAGGTTCAATTATGAATTTGGTTGCACATCCAAGTCTCAATCATCAGATCGAAGTAGAGCATGGTGTATTACAATCTGAATGTTCTTCTATGATATCTGACTTCTTCAAGAGAAGAAGAGCTGAAAAGAAATTAGAAAAAGAAAGCAAATTTACCAAGTAA
- a CDS encoding GNAT family N-acetyltransferase, translated as MHQTQPSLKISEITPEHFADIIKLGNEVHGDNYLTDESLQEIYQKGFNHDINLSYVAHMEDKLIGFRLTYAPNKWKIDKWCTPTQWGVDSDKVVYFKCNTVDEAYRGHGIGGKLLTASIEKAKSVGAVAGVAHLWRQSPGNSSVKYFTKAGGILVKDHPDRWNKAHYGDNYICTICGEDCHCVAAEMILHF; from the coding sequence ATGCATCAGACGCAACCGTCATTAAAGATATCTGAAATAACACCTGAGCACTTTGCCGATATAATAAAACTAGGCAATGAAGTTCACGGTGACAATTACTTAACCGATGAATCGCTACAAGAAATCTATCAAAAAGGCTTTAATCACGATATCAACCTCAGTTACGTAGCCCATATGGAAGACAAGCTAATTGGATTTAGGCTTACTTATGCTCCTAATAAATGGAAAATAGATAAATGGTGTACGCCAACACAATGGGGCGTTGATTCAGACAAAGTAGTTTATTTTAAATGTAACACCGTAGATGAAGCATATCGTGGCCACGGAATTGGTGGAAAACTGCTTACAGCTTCAATCGAAAAAGCTAAGTCTGTTGGTGCAGTTGCTGGTGTTGCCCATCTATGGCGACAAAGTCCTGGAAATAGCTCAGTAAAATATTTTACTAAAGCCGGTGGTATATTGGTGAAAGATCACCCCGATAGGTGGAATAAAGCTCACTACGGTGACAATTATATTTGCACGATTTGCGGAGAAGATTGCCACTGTGTTGCAGCTGAAATGATTCTGCATTTTTAA
- a CDS encoding NAD(P)/FAD-dependent oxidoreductase, with amino-acid sequence MYDPLKEKIIPNNQPYPNSYWKSQVDLAPLQTQMLETEQHTDVAIIGAGYAGLSCAHHLMKQHSISPVVLEANNVGWGCSGRNAGFILPLSGRLGYQSLVSRFGMKNTQEIHQQFLEGVSTVHQLVQDADIDVDMQESGYLKIAHKPKYYEQLCEQADYMQEHFGYSVERLTRDQLFNNYCKHQDAHGALRFSHGNGVNPLKVVTAYKKLIDSQNGKIYTNSPVINWTKLLNGKHQLNTPSGSIIANKVVVASNGYTPSHLDRDFTQRVLPVLSSVIVTRPLNDIELEQSGLKTNQVMMDTRALKYYYRKLPDNRVLFGGRGAISGAEADNPKYYQRLLLALKQSFTCLKEVSIDYQWSGWISVSFDDIPHIYEADNNVFYAAGYCGAGLSFSTLAGKRLADKVAGACQYQHLPFYSSALPKIPFTQFKRLGQWGYYQYGRVKDKWL; translated from the coding sequence ATGTACGACCCATTAAAAGAAAAAATAATTCCAAACAACCAGCCTTATCCCAATTCATACTGGAAAAGCCAAGTTGACCTTGCCCCGCTTCAAACGCAAATGCTGGAAACTGAACAACATACCGACGTTGCCATTATAGGGGCCGGTTATGCCGGACTAAGTTGTGCGCACCATTTAATGAAGCAACACAGTATTTCTCCCGTAGTGCTTGAAGCCAATAATGTTGGTTGGGGCTGTAGTGGCCGAAATGCTGGCTTTATACTTCCTTTAAGTGGAAGACTTGGCTATCAATCATTGGTCAGTCGATTTGGCATGAAAAACACTCAAGAGATTCATCAACAATTCCTTGAAGGTGTCAGTACTGTTCATCAACTTGTGCAAGATGCCGATATTGATGTTGATATGCAAGAGTCAGGCTATTTAAAAATTGCCCATAAGCCAAAATACTATGAACAACTCTGCGAGCAAGCAGATTATATGCAAGAACATTTCGGCTATAGCGTAGAAAGGCTGACACGTGATCAATTATTCAATAATTATTGTAAACACCAAGATGCCCACGGTGCTTTACGGTTTTCCCATGGCAATGGAGTGAATCCATTAAAGGTTGTAACAGCTTATAAAAAGCTTATTGATTCACAAAACGGTAAAATATATACCAATTCACCTGTGATCAATTGGACAAAGTTACTCAATGGTAAACACCAACTTAATACTCCATCTGGATCTATTATTGCTAACAAAGTAGTAGTGGCAAGTAATGGCTATACCCCATCCCATTTAGATAGAGACTTTACCCAGCGGGTTCTTCCTGTACTTAGTAGTGTTATCGTTACACGCCCATTAAATGATATAGAACTTGAGCAGTCTGGCTTGAAAACTAATCAAGTCATGATGGATACTCGAGCATTAAAATACTATTACCGAAAATTACCTGATAACCGAGTTTTGTTTGGCGGGCGAGGGGCTATTTCTGGTGCGGAAGCAGATAACCCGAAATATTATCAACGCCTATTATTAGCATTAAAACAAAGCTTTACTTGCCTTAAAGAAGTATCAATTGATTATCAATGGAGTGGATGGATAAGTGTTTCTTTTGATGATATTCCACACATCTACGAAGCAGACAACAATGTATTCTATGCAGCAGGCTACTGTGGAGCAGGTTTATCGTTTAGCACCTTAGCAGGCAAACGCTTAGCAGATAAAGTTGCCGGTGCATGCCAATACCAACATTTACCGTTTTACTCTTCTGCACTGCCTAAAATTCCATTTACTCAGTTTAAGCGGCTTGGTCAATGGGGTTATTATCAATATGGGCGGGTGAAAGATAAGTGGCTTTAA
- a CDS encoding general secretion pathway protein GspB gives MSYLLDALKKTDPKSQVEQPMQPYQQAPSSNNDSALRFYRGLAIVLGLILAMIVGYGLGNVYGNYQRTQAEHKVPTITEVSETGYVIDNLEPVQSANVDLLTTDSTKNEAELNESDTRKSGQENNTEKQEANELATEKTAEEEYVYTDNKLSKESEVKNVASESALSSDSAEQPKVEAGYVSTEEPAFDASNIDPQLLKEFNQAVRETEQHSQDGAGGAIDANFSSSTVSSAPMLGELPASVQDSIPALSFDAHIYSTDAQQSWVKVNGKVLQERQWVTSDIQLLKILPQQVILEKGNNRFSLPALENWSGSY, from the coding sequence ATGTCTTATTTACTAGATGCCCTAAAAAAAACTGATCCCAAATCCCAAGTTGAGCAACCTATGCAACCTTATCAGCAAGCACCAAGTAGTAATAATGATTCAGCGTTACGGTTTTACCGTGGCTTAGCGATTGTGTTAGGGTTAATTTTAGCCATGATAGTGGGCTATGGCTTAGGTAATGTGTATGGCAATTATCAGCGTACGCAAGCTGAGCACAAAGTACCGACTATTACCGAGGTGAGTGAAACTGGTTATGTGATTGATAATTTGGAACCTGTGCAAAGCGCGAACGTAGACTTGCTAACAACAGATTCTACAAAGAATGAAGCGGAATTAAACGAGTCGGATACTCGAAAAAGCGGGCAAGAAAATAATACTGAAAAGCAGGAAGCTAATGAATTAGCTACAGAAAAAACTGCTGAAGAAGAATATGTTTACACAGATAACAAACTTTCAAAAGAAAGTGAGGTAAAAAATGTAGCCAGTGAGTCAGCATTATCGTCTGATAGTGCTGAACAGCCTAAGGTTGAGGCTGGTTATGTAAGCACTGAAGAGCCAGCATTTGATGCATCAAATATCGACCCTCAATTACTAAAAGAGTTTAATCAAGCTGTCAGAGAAACCGAGCAACATAGTCAAGATGGGGCGGGTGGTGCTATTGATGCTAATTTCTCATCTTCAACTGTCTCAAGTGCGCCTATGCTAGGTGAATTACCTGCCTCCGTACAAGACTCCATTCCGGCTCTTTCTTTTGATGCGCATATTTACTCAACAGATGCCCAGCAAAGCTGGGTCAAAGTTAACGGCAAAGTGTTGCAAGAGAGGCAATGGGTTACGTCTGATATTCAGCTATTAAAAATTCTACCGCAACAGGTCATTCTTGAAAAAGGTAATAATCGTTTTAGTTTGCCTGCGCTGGAAAATTGGAGCGGTAGTTATTAA
- a CDS encoding ExeA family protein → MYTGYFGLKEKPFSIAPNPQYLFMSDRHREALAHLSFGLGDTGGFILLTGEVGTGKTTVSRSMLENLPEDNDVAFILNPALSELELLATICDELRIRYRKADATLKLLTDKIKNRLLKNHQNNKNTILLIDEAQHLQPEVLEQLRLLTNLETNTKKLLQVVLIGQPELQAMLKRQELRQLAQRITARYHLLPLTLPEIEQYISFRLSVAGCERQLFERAAVKQIFKVTQGIPRLVNLLCDRCLLGAYSEHRSLVTPAIVKQAAIEIIPNYSQPQQYIPWRWVGYSAACVLALATGFAIAM, encoded by the coding sequence ATGTATACAGGATATTTTGGTCTAAAGGAAAAGCCTTTTTCAATTGCGCCAAACCCACAATATTTGTTTATGAGTGATCGTCACAGAGAGGCGTTGGCGCATTTGTCATTTGGCCTTGGCGACACGGGCGGCTTTATTCTATTAACAGGTGAAGTGGGAACGGGTAAAACTACAGTTTCGCGCTCAATGCTAGAGAATTTACCAGAAGATAATGATGTCGCGTTTATTCTTAATCCAGCCCTTTCAGAATTAGAGTTACTTGCCACGATCTGCGATGAGTTACGTATTCGTTATCGTAAAGCTGATGCCACTTTGAAGTTGCTAACGGATAAGATAAAAAATAGATTATTGAAAAATCACCAAAATAATAAAAATACAATTTTATTAATCGATGAAGCCCAGCACCTTCAACCGGAAGTATTAGAGCAGTTACGACTATTAACTAACTTGGAAACAAACACTAAAAAGTTATTACAAGTGGTGTTAATTGGTCAGCCAGAATTACAGGCAATGTTAAAACGTCAAGAATTAAGGCAACTCGCGCAACGCATCACTGCACGTTATCACTTATTACCGCTTACACTGCCTGAAATTGAACAATACATAAGTTTTAGATTAAGTGTAGCTGGATGCGAAAGACAATTATTCGAGCGTGCAGCAGTGAAACAAATATTTAAAGTAACGCAGGGCATTCCGAGGTTGGTCAACCTGTTATGTGATAGATGTTTGTTGGGCGCGTACAGCGAGCATCGTTCATTAGTGACGCCTGCAATTGTTAAACAAGCAGCAATAGAAATCATTCCTAATTACAGCCAACCCCAACAATATATTCCATGGCGTTGGGTGGGTTATTCTGCCGCCTGTGTGTTAGCGTTAGCAACAGGCTTTGCAATTGCAATGTGA
- a CDS encoding multifunctional CCA addition/repair protein, whose amino-acid sequence MEIYLVGGAVRDKLLNRNVSDKDWVVVGATIEEMLALGYQQVGKDFPVFLHPKTKEEYALARTERKTSQGYTGFTCYAEPDVTLEQDLLRRDLTINALAETSDGQIIDPFGGQADLANKVIRHVSDAFVEDPLRVLRVARFAARYHEYGFSVADETMKLMQTIAHSGELNHLTPERVWKEMEKALQEVSPAIFFEVLKECGALAIIFPELNCLWGIPNPEKWHPEIDTGVHTMMVLQQAVKLSTDLDVRFAALCHDLGKGLTPEQLWPSHHGHEKKGLKPIAEVCERLRVPNQCKQLALLVSEYHCHTHKAFELKPETILKVFNAIDAWRKPQMLDKFLLCCTADMRGRTGFEESAYPQASFLMQAFEASLTINVKDIIAEGHQGAAIKEQIKRQRILKIKALKEAISK is encoded by the coding sequence TTGGAAATATATCTAGTGGGTGGCGCAGTTCGCGATAAATTGCTTAACCGTAACGTCTCTGACAAAGACTGGGTGGTAGTCGGTGCAACGATAGAAGAAATGTTAGCACTGGGATATCAACAAGTAGGCAAAGACTTTCCTGTATTTCTTCATCCCAAAACTAAAGAAGAGTATGCCTTAGCTCGCACTGAACGCAAAACGAGCCAAGGATACACAGGGTTTACCTGTTATGCCGAACCTGACGTTACCTTAGAACAAGATTTATTAAGACGCGACCTAACCATCAATGCACTTGCCGAAACTAGTGATGGCCAAATTATCGATCCCTTTGGTGGACAAGCAGATTTAGCGAATAAAGTTATCCGTCATGTATCAGATGCGTTTGTTGAAGATCCCCTGCGCGTGCTTCGTGTTGCGCGTTTTGCTGCACGCTATCATGAATATGGATTTTCCGTTGCAGACGAAACCATGAAGTTAATGCAAACAATCGCCCATTCTGGTGAGCTTAACCATTTAACGCCGGAACGCGTATGGAAGGAAATGGAAAAGGCATTGCAGGAAGTCTCCCCCGCTATCTTTTTTGAAGTTCTTAAAGAATGCGGCGCATTAGCAATCATATTTCCAGAGCTTAATTGCTTATGGGGCATTCCGAACCCTGAAAAATGGCACCCTGAAATTGACACTGGCGTACATACGATGATGGTGTTGCAGCAAGCGGTAAAACTAAGTACTGATCTAGATGTAAGATTTGCAGCACTTTGCCACGATTTGGGTAAAGGTTTAACGCCTGAGCAACTTTGGCCTTCACACCATGGTCATGAAAAAAAGGGGTTGAAACCTATTGCTGAAGTTTGCGAGCGTCTGCGTGTACCTAATCAATGTAAGCAGTTAGCCCTTTTAGTGAGCGAATATCATTGCCATACACACAAAGCGTTCGAGTTAAAACCTGAGACTATTTTAAAAGTATTTAATGCTATTGATGCTTGGCGAAAGCCACAAATGCTTGATAAGTTTCTACTGTGTTGTACTGCCGATATGCGGGGAAGAACTGGCTTCGAAGAATCTGCATACCCACAAGCTTCATTTTTAATGCAGGCTTTTGAAGCATCACTCACCATTAATGTAAAAGATATAATTGCTGAAGGTCACCAAGGCGCAGCAATTAAAGAACAAATTAAACGGCAACGAATCCTAAAAATTAAAGCGCTGAAAGAAGCTATATCTAAATAG
- a CDS encoding undecaprenyl-diphosphate phosphatase: MTTLEVILLALIQGLTEFLPISSSAHLILPQAILGWREQGLAFDVAVHVGTLLAVLLYFRKEVFELTTAWFSSFKGEQTRDSQLAWWIIIGTIPAALIAYLGKSYVEEYARSASVIAATTIIFGLLLWWADVKARQHKDINQVGWKGALIIGLAQAIALIPGTSRSGITITAGLMLGLDRGSAARFSFLLSIPIIALAGGYQGLGLVTSAEAVDWTAILLGTGLSFISAFACIHYFLIFVERVGMMPFVIYRLLLGAVLIFFII; this comes from the coding sequence ATGACTACCCTAGAAGTTATATTGTTAGCATTGATACAAGGGCTAACAGAGTTTTTACCAATTTCTAGCTCGGCGCATTTAATTTTGCCTCAAGCCATTTTAGGGTGGCGTGAACAAGGCTTAGCGTTTGATGTGGCGGTTCATGTAGGCACATTATTAGCGGTGCTGCTGTATTTTCGTAAAGAAGTATTTGAGTTAACTACTGCGTGGTTTTCATCATTTAAAGGTGAACAAACCCGAGACAGTCAATTAGCTTGGTGGATTATTATTGGGACTATTCCTGCAGCGCTTATTGCGTATTTAGGAAAATCTTATGTTGAAGAATATGCTCGCTCTGCTTCAGTGATTGCTGCTACTACCATTATTTTTGGTTTGCTGCTTTGGTGGGCTGATGTAAAAGCCCGTCAACACAAAGATATTAACCAAGTTGGCTGGAAAGGTGCGTTAATTATTGGTTTAGCTCAAGCTATTGCACTCATCCCTGGTACGTCTCGCTCTGGGATCACAATTACTGCTGGCTTAATGTTGGGGCTGGACCGAGGTTCTGCTGCACGTTTTTCTTTTCTACTTTCCATTCCTATTATTGCACTTGCGGGGGGCTATCAAGGTTTAGGCCTAGTGACTTCTGCTGAAGCAGTTGATTGGACTGCGATATTGCTAGGCACTGGTTTGTCTTTTATTAGTGCGTTTGCCTGTATTCACTATTTCTTAATTTTTGTAGAGCGAGTGGGTATGATGCCATTTGTAATTTATCGCCTACTGCTTGGTGCGGTCTTAATATTTTTTATTATTTAG
- the folK gene encoding 2-amino-4-hydroxy-6-hydroxymethyldihydropteridine diphosphokinase encodes MAKIYISVGSNINKNKYIQAAIASLGEFFGPLVLSSVYESEAVGFEGENFYNMVIGADTDLSLESVAAILKTIEQQNGRERTAKKFSPRTLDLDLLTYDDVIADEPVQIPRDEITKNAFVLLPLAEVAPNELHPTDKLSFSELWQAFDKNTQQLWKVNLSISNS; translated from the coding sequence TTGGCAAAGATATACATAAGTGTTGGTTCAAACATAAATAAAAATAAATACATTCAAGCTGCAATTGCTTCCCTAGGGGAGTTTTTTGGACCATTGGTACTCTCGTCTGTTTATGAAAGTGAAGCGGTAGGGTTTGAAGGTGAAAATTTTTATAATATGGTGATTGGTGCTGATACTGATTTATCATTAGAAAGTGTTGCGGCGATTTTAAAAACAATTGAGCAGCAAAATGGTAGAGAAAGAACCGCTAAGAAATTTAGCCCACGTACGTTGGATTTAGATTTATTAACCTATGATGATGTTATAGCGGATGAGCCTGTACAAATTCCGCGAGACGAAATCACTAAAAATGCATTTGTTTTACTTCCTTTAGCAGAAGTAGCTCCAAATGAACTGCATCCTACCGATAAACTTAGCTTTTCAGAGTTGTGGCAAGCATTTGATAAAAATACACAGCAGTTATGGAAGGTTAATCTAAGTATAAGTAACAGTTAA
- the folB gene encoding dihydroneopterin aldolase, giving the protein MDKVFITQLKTDTTIGVYDWEKKIKQSLYFDIEMLTDTSVAAKNDDIKAAVNYAEVSEKVTKYVESRAFELIETVCEQLAQLILTSFNVQQVTIKVDKPGAVENAQSVGVEITRSTM; this is encoded by the coding sequence ATGGATAAAGTATTTATAACTCAGTTGAAAACCGACACTACCATAGGTGTTTACGATTGGGAAAAAAAAATTAAACAATCGCTTTATTTCGATATAGAAATGTTGACCGATACGTCAGTCGCAGCGAAAAATGATGATATTAAAGCAGCTGTTAACTATGCAGAGGTATCTGAAAAAGTAACCAAATATGTTGAAAGCAGAGCTTTTGAGCTAATCGAGACGGTATGTGAGCAATTAGCACAATTGATTCTGACCAGCTTTAATGTGCAGCAGGTAACGATTAAAGTAGACAAGCCCGGAGCGGTGGAAAATGCTCAATCTGTAGGTGTAGAAATAACACGCTCAACAATGTGA
- the plsY gene encoding glycerol-3-phosphate 1-O-acyltransferase PlsY, whose amino-acid sequence MIILTILMIVAAYLIGSISSAVLLSKLLSFPDPRVNGSGNPGATNVYRLAGKIPAIMVLVFDILKGTIPVWLAYFLNIEPVFLGVIAIAACLGHIFPLFFGFKGGKAVATAFGTLLPIGLDLAGLLILTWLITLLLFRYSSLAAIITVSLAPVFTYFIKPTYTLPVIMLATLIVIRHKENIIRLIKNEEARIVGKNFLNRK is encoded by the coding sequence ATGATTATATTGACAATATTAATGATAGTTGCAGCTTATTTAATAGGCTCTATCAGCTCGGCTGTATTACTGAGTAAACTATTGTCATTTCCCGATCCTCGCGTAAATGGTTCTGGCAATCCCGGCGCCACCAATGTGTATCGCTTAGCAGGTAAAATCCCCGCAATTATGGTGTTAGTATTTGATATTTTAAAAGGAACTATCCCTGTATGGTTAGCCTACTTTTTAAATATAGAACCCGTATTTTTGGGAGTGATCGCTATTGCGGCTTGCCTAGGGCACATCTTTCCATTGTTCTTTGGTTTTAAGGGAGGTAAAGCCGTCGCAACTGCTTTCGGCACTTTATTGCCGATAGGATTAGATTTGGCAGGTTTATTAATCTTAACGTGGCTAATAACGTTATTACTGTTTAGATATTCCTCTTTAGCGGCCATTATTACCGTATCGCTCGCCCCCGTTTTTACTTACTTTATTAAGCCTACTTATACCCTGCCAGTGATTATGTTGGCCACATTAATCGTCATTCGTCATAAAGAAAATATTATACGATTAATAAAAAATGAAGAGGCACGCATTGTTGGTAAGAACTTTTTAAACAGAAAGTAA
- a CDS encoding alpha/beta hydrolase family protein: MVGLNHFGESWRYGRENIDPATTMKLWQRAEDTTFVLDHFSKNNPFQHHLNWHNVVVVGHSSGGQTAASLAGVTLDMANMTNYCQLSKSNGDMGCTYANGKQAEKIGKIASYKQSYRDNRVKAVIMLDPAVGPAATKESLQSINIPALIIGAQNNEFVPFKYHAGYYAEYMPNAELMTLNNDEGHFIFLDSCSHKHKAKGVSLCEDREGVDRKQVHSMMSQKILAFLSQL; encoded by the coding sequence GTGGTTGGGTTAAATCATTTTGGGGAGTCTTGGCGTTATGGGCGTGAAAATATTGATCCAGCAACCACAATGAAGTTGTGGCAGCGTGCTGAAGATACCACTTTTGTTTTGGATCACTTCTCGAAAAACAACCCATTTCAACATCATTTAAATTGGCATAATGTTGTGGTGGTTGGCCACTCTTCTGGCGGGCAGACTGCGGCATCTTTGGCTGGGGTGACTTTAGATATGGCTAATATGACTAACTACTGCCAATTAAGTAAATCTAACGGCGATATGGGATGTACCTATGCAAATGGAAAACAAGCTGAAAAAATAGGTAAAATTGCAAGTTATAAGCAATCATATCGTGATAATAGAGTGAAAGCTGTGATCATGTTAGATCCGGCTGTGGGGCCTGCGGCGACTAAAGAAAGTCTTCAAAGCATCAATATACCGGCACTTATTATAGGAGCCCAGAATAATGAATTTGTACCGTTTAAGTATCATGCAGGTTATTACGCAGAATATATGCCGAACGCAGAGTTAATGACTTTAAATAATGATGAGGGCCACTTTATTTTTCTTGATAGCTGCAGCCATAAGCATAAAGCAAAAGGCGTTTCATTATGTGAAGACCGTGAAGGTGTTGATCGTAAGCAAGTGCACTCTATGATGAGCCAAAAAATACTTGCTTTCCTTTCTCAGCTGTAA
- a CDS encoding alpha/beta hydrolase yields MFIRLFKLLLSFTFLILSIVNSASVIASSVGMQHGVSAIDSKVLDLYNKVSKRPVKINLWYKKGHCENQQSGELCLDANNDTNKVAILSHGAMGAASDYNWLAYTLAAQGGLWLG; encoded by the coding sequence ATGTTTATTAGGCTTTTTAAGTTGCTGTTAAGCTTTACATTTTTAATTTTAAGCATCGTCAATAGTGCCAGCGTAATCGCTTCTTCGGTGGGAATGCAACATGGCGTTTCTGCCATAGATTCTAAAGTGCTCGATCTATATAACAAAGTAAGTAAACGACCAGTAAAGATAAATCTTTGGTACAAAAAAGGCCACTGTGAAAATCAGCAATCTGGCGAGTTATGTTTAGATGCTAACAATGACACTAATAAAGTCGCAATATTGTCTCATGGTGCGATGGGCGCAGCGAGTGATTATAATTGGTTAGCGTACACCTTAGCTGCACAAGGGGGGTTGTGGTTGGGTTAA